The Pseudomonadota bacterium DNA segment CATCGCGGTGCTGCTGTTCCTGGCGCCGCTCGCCGCCAGCATCCCGCTCGCGGCGCTTGCCGCCATCCTGTTCGTGGTGGCGTGGAACATGAGCGAGTTGAAACATGTCGCGTTCATCCTGCGCCGCGCACCGACCGCCGACCGCGTGATCCTCGTCTCACCTTCCTGTTGACGGTATTCGTGGATCTCGTGGTGGCGGTCAATGTCGGCGTGATCCTGGCGGTACTGCATTTCCTGCGGCGCATGTCGGAAGTGGTCGACACCCAGCCGATGGATGCGGAGGAATTGCGGAAGAACTGGCCGACAACGGCCTCGCCGAGCTGCCGCCCGGCGTGCTGGTCTACGAGATAGATGGCCCGATGTTCTTCGGCGCGGTGGAGAATTTCGAACGCGCCTGCAAACCCACACCCGATCCCCGCGCGCTGGTGATCCGTATGCGGCGTGTGCCGTTCGTGGACATCACCGGCATCCAGACGCTCGAAGCGGTGGATGAACTGCGGGGCCGCAAGGTGCTGGTGGTGCTATGCGAGGCCAATGAACGGGTACGGGCGAAGCTCGCCAAGGCCGGCGTGGTGGACAAGCTCGGCGAAGGCGGATACGCGCAGGATTTCAGCGCGGCGATCGCGAAGCTGAGTGCCACCCTATAGGTGCGAATTCATTCGCACCCCCTTTTTCAATCGTCCGCCGGGCCTTTCAATGTGCGATTGAAATCGCACCTACAGGGGATCGACGCAAAATCGATAGCCCACGCCCGGTTCGGTGATGAAATGACGTGGACGTGTCGGGTCGACTTCCAGCTTTCTGCGCAATGCCGTCATGTAGACGCGCAGGTAATGGTGATCGTCCGCATGTGACGGACCCCACACCTCGCGCAACATCTGGCGATGGGTCATGACCCGTCCGGCATTGCCGAGCATCAACACCAGCAGGCGATATTCGATCGGTGTCAGGTGGACGACGGCGTCATCGCGCTTCACCACGCGTGCCGCGAGGTCGACCTCCACGCTGCCGAAGCATAGCGTCTGCCCAGCCTCGGTGGCGGCGCCGCGACTGCGTCGTAACAACGCACGCACGCGCGCCATCAACTCGCTGACGCCGAAAGGCTTGGTCAGGTAGTCGTCGGCGCCGGCATCCAGCGCCGCGACGCGATCCTGTTCCAGCGGTCGCGCTGACAGGATCAGGATTGGCACGTTCGACCAACCACGGATGTCTTTCACCACCTCAATGCCGTCGCCGTCGGGCAATCCCAGGTCGAGGATGACGAGATCGGGACGGCGCGTGCCGACTTCTAGCAGCCCTTGGCGTGCGGTCTGCGCCTCGCTGACCTGGCAGTGCTCGGCTTCCAGCGCCATGGTCACGAAGCGCCGGATCTGCTTTTCGTCCTCGACCAGGACGACCTTGACGGTCGGCGTGCTCACGGCTCTTCCAGGGGCAGGGCCGGCGGCGAGCCGGCCGGCAGGCGCAGGATGATGCACGCCCCTCCCTGCGCGCGGTTCTCCGCCGCGACAGTGCCGTGGTGGGCTTCCACTACCGCGCGCACGATCGACAGGCCCAGTCCCATGCCACCCACCTGGCTGTCGGACGGCCCGCGCGTGAACTTTTCAAAAAGGCGCTGCTCGCTGCCGGCCGGCAGGCCAGGACCGTTGTCGGCGACGGTGATCTCTATCCACTCACCGGCGTGGCGCGCTGCTATCTCGATGGTGCTGCCAGGCGGCGTGTACTTGGCGGCGTTCTCCAGCAGATTACACAACGCCCGTTCCATAAGCAGCGTGTCGAATTCCACCAGCGGCAGATCGGCGGGCAGGCTGACACGCACGTTGTGCTCGGCCAGCATCGCCGCGCGTGCCTGCAACGCGACGCCCACCACTTCCTCGAGAGGCTGCCATTCGCGCTGCAGCCGCACGTTGTTAGATTGCAGTCGCGCCATTTCCAGCAGGTTCATCACCATGGTGCTGGTGCGCAGCGCCTCTTCACGTATCGATGCGGCGATGTCGGCCTGCGCGTTCGACAATGGCGGACCGGCGAGATGGATCGAATCGGCGAGGCCGGCGAGCACCGTCAGCGGTGTTTTCAGATCATGCGAGAGTGCCGACAGCAGCGAATTGCGCAATCGTTCCGATTCCATGTGCACCAGGGCGGCCTGGGCGACGGCGATGAAATGCAAGCGCTCGAGAGCGATGGCGATGAGCGCGGCGGCAGTATCGAGCAGGCGTCGCTGCTCGGGGTTCAGCAGCCAGCGCGGACGGCTCGGAACCATCACCAGCACGCCGCGCGTGCGGATCGGCGCCTTCAAGGGGATGTAAAGGGCCGGCGCCGCAGGCAGGGTGTCGGTGGTGGTCCCGGCGTTGGCATTGTGACTCAGGGTCCACTGCGCTATCGATACGTCGGCCGCCGGCGGCAGCGCGATGCCCGGCGCGGCGACCAGCTTGTCAGCGTCATCGAGCAGGAACAGCCCGGCCTCGACGTCGAACAGGCGCGCGACGAATCGATTGCCGAGATCGGTGATCTGCTCGAGCGTCAGCACCGAAGACAGGTCCCGAGCGAACTCGAACAAAGCGCGCATGCGTCGTTCGCGCTCACCGGCCACGGTGGCTTCGAAGCGCAGGTGCGCGGTCAGTTGTCCGACCAGCAAGGCCACCGCCAGCATCACCACGAAGGTGACGGCGTAGTGCAGATCGTGTATCGAAAAGGACAGGCGCGGCGGCACGAAGAAGAAATCGAAACACGCCACCGACATCACTGCCGCCAAGGTGCCGGGTCCCGGCCCGAAGCGATAGGCGGCCAACACAGAGGCCAGTAGCAGCAGCATCACCGAGTTGGTGAGCCCCAGCAGGTGCTGCGCAGCCGCGGTCGCGATCGTGGTCACCAGCACCGCGGCGCCGGCGCCGACATAGGCCGGCCATCGCGCGACCGACGAATCGTCGAAGGACGCCATGCCAGGGAGCGGATCGCGGTCGCGGGCGAGTCCGTCGTTCGCCACCGAAAGTAGCGTCGAGATCCGAGCGCCCGGCGCGCCACGCGCTCGGCGAAACTCGCGCGCCATGGCCAGCGTTTCTCGCTGTCGCGCCCGACGAGTACGCGGCCGAGATTGTGCTCACGCGCGTAGGCGCAGGCCGCGGCCACGGCGTCGGTGGCGGCCAGGTTGGCGGTCACCGCCCCCAGGTCATGGGCCATCTTCAGGGTCTGCACGACGCGCGCGCGTTGCGCGGCGGGCAGACGCTGCAGCCGCGGCGTCTCGACGTGCACCGCATGCCAGGGCACGTGGTTCTGCGCGGCCATGCGCGCCGCGCTGCGAATCAGGCGTTCATGACCGGCACCGGCGCCCACGCACAGCAGGATGGAATCCTGAGTGCGCCATACCGAGCTGACGGATTGTTCACGGCGATAGGCGAGCACGTCGCTGTCGACGCGGTCGGCGGTGCGTCGCAGGGCCAGTTCGCGCAGCGCGAGCAGATTGCCCTTGCGAAAGAAATTCTGCATGGCGCGCTCGGCCTGCTCGGGAACGTAGACCTTGCCTTCCTTGAGACGCGCCAGCAGTTCTTCGTGGGGTAGATCGACCAGCACCACCTCGTTGGCAGCGTCGAAGCTGCTGTCGGGCACGGTTTCCCACACCCGTGTGCCGGTGATGCCCCCGACCACGTTGTTGAGACTCTCGAGGTGCTGCACATTGACGGTCGAATAGACATCGATACCGGCGCCGAGCAGGTCGTCGACATCCTGCCAGCGTTTCGGATGCCGGCCGCCGGGGGCATTGGAATGCGCCAGTTCATCGACCAGCAGCAGATCGGGATGGCGTGTCAGCGCGGCGTCGAGATCGAAGTCACTCAATACCTGGTCGCGATACTGGACCACGCGCGGGGGAAGCACCTCCAGGCCTTCCAGCAATGCAGCCGTCTCGGCGCGGCCGTGGGTCTCGACCACGCCCACCACCACGTCCACACCCTGCGCCTTCATGGCCTGCGCGGCTTTCAGCATGGCGTAGGTCTTGCCGACGCCGGGACTGGCGCCGAAGAACAGCTTCAGACGACCGCGCTCCCCGCGTTGCTCGTCAGCACGGATGGCCGCCAGCAGGGCGTCGGGGTCGGGACGGGATGGTGGCGTCGACATGTCTGTCAGATCAGGCGCGCGCGTAGCAGTCCGCCCATCGTCGGCGCGCCGGGCGCAGCTCGAGCGCAACTTTGAATGTTTGGCATCACCGGCATGGCGGTAGAAGTGTAGCGAGCTCCGTCACCGCGCTTCGAGCGCCAGGTTGAGTTCCAGTACGTTGACCCGTTGCTCGCCGAGCACGCCCCAATGGCGCTGCTCGGTATGCTGGGCAACCAGGTGCTGGACGGAATCCACGCTCATGCCACGCAGACGCGCTACGCGCGGTGCCTGGAAATGCGCCGCCGCCGGGCTGATATGCGGATCGAGACCGCTGCCCGACGCCGTGACGAGGTCGAGCGGAATGGCCGCCAGCTGTTCCGGATCGGCTTGCCTGAGCGCCGCGATGCGCCCCTGCACGGCCTCGAGCAGGGCGGGATTGAGCGGCCCCTGGTTGGAACCGCCCGAGGCCAGGCCGTTGTTCGGCCACCCGCCGGTCGCCGATGGTCGGCCCCAGAAGAATTTCGGGTCAGTGAAATTCTGGCCGATCAGACTCGGAGCCGACCAGGGTGCCATCGCTTGTCAGCAGACTGCCCTCGGCTTCACGCGGAAACAGCGCTTGAGCAATCACCGTCACCAGCATCGGATAGGCGGCGCCGGTCACCACGCTCAACATCACGAACAAGCTCATCGCCGGACGCCACAAGGTTTTCATGGAAGCTGCCTCCTTCAGGCCAGACCGCTTACCGCGATCAGGACATCTATCAACTTGATGCCGACGAACGGCGCCACGATGCCGCCCAGGCCATAGACGGCGAGATTGCGTCGCAGCAGTATCGCCGCGCCGCGCGGCTCGTATTTCACACCGCGCAGCGCCAGCGGGATCAGCCCCATGATGATCAGGGCGTTGAAGATCACGGCCGACAGGATGGCCGAAGCCGGGCTCGCGAGCTGCATGACGTTCAGCGCGGCGAGCTGCGGGTAGGTGGTGACGAAGGCGGCCGGAATGATCGCGAAATATTTAGCGACGTCATTCGCGACACTGAACGTGGTGAGCGCACCACGTGTCATCAGCATCTGCTTGCCGGTCTCGACCACTTCGATGAGCTTGGTCGGGTTGGAATCGAGATCGACCATGTTGCCGGCCTCCTTGGCCGCCTGCGTGCCGGTATTCATGGCCACCGCGACGTCGGCCTGCGCCAGCGCCGGCGCGTCGTTGGTGCCGTCGCCCGTCATCGCCACCAGGCGGCCCTCGGCCTGGTGTTGCCGGATCAGAGCGAGCTTGGCCTCCGGCGTCGCCTCGGCGAGGAAATCGTCTACGCCCGCCTCGGCGGCGATGGCCGCCGCCGTCAGTCGATTGTCACCGGTGATCATGATGGTGCGGATGCCCATGCGCCGCAGCTCGGCGAAGCGCGACTTGATGCCACCCTTGACGATGTCTTTCAGTTCAACCACGCCCAGCACCTGGGCATTCTCCGCCACCACCAGGGGCGTGCCGCCGCGGCGCGCCACGCCTCGGCGCTGTCAAGCACCGAGGCGGGAACACGCCGCCGAGCTCATCGACGTGGCGGCGAATGGCGTCCAGGATCCTTTACGGATCTGGCGGCCGTCGAGATCCACGCCGCTCATGCGCGTGTGCGCCGAGAAATGGATGAACTGGGCGCCGAGCGCCGTGATGTCACGCTCCCGCAATGCGTAGCGCTGCTTGGCCAGCACCACCACGCTGCGCCCTTCCGGCGTTTCGTCGGCAAGTGAACCGAGCTGCGCGGCGTCCGCCAGGCGTTGCTCGCTGACACCATCGGCCGGCAGGAATGCAGCCGCCTGACGATTGCCCAGCGTGATGGTGCCGGTCTTGTCGAGCAGCAGCACGTCGACGTCACCGGCCGCTTCCACCGCGCGACCGGAAGTGGCAATGACATTGGCTTGCATCATGCGACTCATGCCCGCCACGCCGATGGCCGACAACAGGCCGGCAATGGTGGTCGGTATCAGGCACACCAGCAGCGCCACCAGCACCGTGATGCTGACCGCCTGTCCGCTGCCCGCGACCGCGACGCTGAACTGCGAGAACGGCAGCAGCGTGACCGTGACGCCGAGAAACACGATGGTCAGCGCCACCAGCAGAATGGTGAGCGCGATTTCATTCGGCGTCTTCTGGCGTCGGGCGCTTTCGACCATGGCAATCATGCGGTCGACGAAGGTCTCGCCCGGGTTGACGCTCACGCGGACCATGAGCCAGTCCGATAACACCCGGGTGCCGCCGGTCACCGCAGAAAAATCTCCTCCCGCTTCACGAATGACGGGCGCCGACTCGCCGGTGATGGCGGATTCATCGACCGACGCCACGCCTTCGATCACCTCCCCATCGGCGGGTATCGACTCACCGGCCTCGACCAGCACGACGTCGTCTTTGCGCAGATCGGTGGCCGGCACGTTCGTGCTGTGTGCCGTGCGCCGCGCCTCAACGAGGCGCCGGGCGGTCATCTCCTGCTTGAGACCGCGCAGCGACGCCGCCTGCGCTTTGCTGCGCCCCTCGGCCAGCGCCTCGGCGAAGTTGGCGAACAGCACCGTGAACCACAGCCAGATACCGATTGCGAATATGAAGCCGCTCGATGTCTCGCCGCGACCGACAAGCGCCTGCAACCACAACAGGCTGGTCAGCAGGCTGCCGGCATACACCACGAACATCACCGGATTGCGCCACTGCACCGCTGGGTTGAGCTTGCGCAAGGCGTCTAGCAGCGCCGGCCTGATGAGCGTCGGCTCAAACAGCGCGAGGTTGCGACGAGACATGGTCCTTCTCCTCGGCTCAGGGCTTGGCCCACAACATCAAATGTTCGACCACCGGCCCGAGGGCCAGCGCCGGCACGTAGTTCAGCGCGCCGATCAGCACCACCGTCCCGATCAGCAGCACCACGAACAGGGGCCCGTGGGTCGGCATGGTGCCGGCGCTTGCCGCGAGACGCTTCTTGGCGGCCAGAGCGCCGGCCATCGCCAACACCGGCACGATGACACCGAAACGCCCCAGCCACATCGCGACACCGAGCGCGAGGTTGTAGAACGGCGTGTTGGCCGACAGGCCCGCGAAGGCGCTGCCGTTGTTGTTGCCGGCGGAAGTGAAGGCGTACAGGATCTCCGAAAAGCCATGGGCGCCCGGGTTGGCCACGCCCGCCGGCCCGGCGCTGACCGACACGGCGAGCGCCGTACCCGCCAACACCACCAGCGGCGTGATCAAGACCGCGAGCGACACCATCTTCATTTCGAAGGCCTCGATCTTCTTGCCTAGGTATTCGGGCGTACGCCCGATCATGAGGCCGGCGATGAACACCGCCATCACCGCGTACGCCAGCATGCCGTACAGGCCTGTGCCGACCCCGCCGAACACCACTTCGCCGAGCATCATGTTCCATAGCGGCACGAGACCGCCGAGCGGCGTGAAGGAATCGTGCATGGCGTTGACGGCGCCGCAGGATGCCAGCGTGGTGATGGTGGCGAACAATGCGGAGTCGGCGATGCCGAAGCGCGTTTCCTTGCCTTCCATGTTACCGACCATATGCTCCACGCCGAGACCTGCCAGCAGCGGGTTGCCCTGTTGCTCGAAAGCGATGGCGGCCACCGCCATCACCACGAACATCAGCGTCATGGCCGCCAGCACCGCCCAGCCCTGGCGCTTGTCACCCACCATGATGCCGAAGCACAGGCACAGCGCCGCCGGAATGAGAAAAATGGACAGCATCTGGATGAAATTGCTCAAGGGCGTCGGATTCTCGAATGGGTGCGCCGAGTTCGCGTTCAGAAAGCCACCACCGTTGGTGCCCAGCATCTTGATCGCTTCCTGGGAGGCCATCGGCCCCATGGGCACCGATTGCGTGCGCAGTTCGACGGTTTCGGTGCGCACATCACCGTTGGCGTCTGTGCTCGCCTGACCGTCGGCATCCTGCAGTGCGCGCGTGTATTGCGTGGTGTCGAGCGTGGTCGCTTCGCGATAGGCGGCGAAGTTCTGCACCACGCCTTGGCTCACCAGGAACACGGCGTAGACCACGCACAAGGGCAGCAGCACGTAGAGCGTGACGCGCGTCAAGTCCACCCAGGCGTTGCCGATGGTCGCACTGCTGCGCCGCGCGAAGCCGCGAATGAGCGCGATGGCGACCACGATACCGGTCGCCGCGGACAGAAAGTTCTGCACCGCCAGGCCGACCATCTGCGTCAGGTAACTCATGGTCGCTTCGCCGCCATAGCCCTGCCAGTTGGTGTTCGTCACGAAGCTGACGGCGGTATTGAAGGACGAATCGGCACTCACGGCCGGCAATGCCTCAAGATTGAGCGGCAGGTGTGCCTGCAGGCGTTGCAGGGCATAGAGCGCCACCACGCCCACCGCGTTGAACAGCACAATGGCCAGCGCATAGCGCACCCAGCCCATCTGCTCGTCCGCACGCACAGCGCTCAAGCGATAGATGAGCATTTCCAGCGGCCGGCCAATGCGCAGCGCGAACGACGATTCGCCGTCCAGTACGCGTGCAAGGTAACTGCCGAGCGGCACGGCGGCGGCCAGCAGGGTGGTGAGGTACAAACCCAACAGCAGCCAGGCGTGGGCATTCACAGGAAGTCCTCGGGCTTGAGCAGGGCGGCGACGAGGTAGACGAGCAACAGCACGGCGAGGAAGCCGGCCACGAGGTGCAGGGCGCTCATGAGCGCCGCTCGAGTCGCGCGCACACATGCGCGAATCCGATCGGCGCCGCGCTCAGCAGGCCAACTATCAACAGAGATAACCAATCCATCTCGGCACTCCCGTGGGTGACGAATGGAGATACTCTAGGGGCTGGCCCGCAAATTAGCGCGCAAGATTCACCCGGCGGGCGCTAAATTTTCATAAAATTTTGAGTGTCGTCAGTGGCGACAGGCGAAGCAGAAACATTCACGGTCCACGCACTTGCATCGGGCGGCGCGGGCCAAGGCAGGCGTGCTTCTCGCCACTCGCCATTCGTGGTTTCGAAACCGCACCTACAAGGTCCGCCGCTCGCCGCGCTGGGCCATACGGCGGCGCTCGCAGTTTCCACTTCCGACCACGCTGCTTCCACGCCGCCGCCGGCCCTTTCAATGTGCGATTGAAATCGCACCTACACGGTCTGTCTCTTCGCCGGCGGGCGCTGCCGTGTAGGTGCGAATCTGACGGCTCCCCACAAAAACGCTAGTGGTGGCCTTAGATATCAAGCAGATAAGTGGTAGACGCAGCTGCCGCCTGATGCCGTTGGCGAGCCGCGCGTTACCGCTACTACCCACCGACTTCAAGGCCTCGTGACTGGTCGGGATCGGCGATTCACGCAGGTCCGGCGCCGTGCCACCCGATACCACGCCGCTGCCATGGCATTGACGCAGGTGCTGACACAGACGCCTGGCCGGCGGCGGCGAGTTGGTCGTCGACCTCAAAGTCCCGCACATCGATGGGCTGCGCGAAGGCCGGTGGCGGCGACGGCGGCATGGGCAGCTTGCCGTCGAGGCTGAACGTGATCACCCGTCGCGGATGCACCTTGTATTTCCAGCCGTGCTGCCCGGCCAGCGTGCCGGTCAACAGCGCCGAACCGCCCCAACCCACCATCAGCGCCACCTGCTGCTTGCCGTCGACCGTGTAGGTGATGGGCGCTGCGGTGATGCCGGAGCCGACGTTCACCTTCCACAGTTCGTCGCCAGTGGTGGCGTTGTAGGCGACGAACAAGCCGTCGGCGCGCCCTTCGAACACCAGGTTGCCGGCGGTGGTCATGGTGCCGGGGTTTCAGTTGGGTGGCAGGGTCTTCTTACCGACCTGCTTTTGATTGACGGGTCCCAGGCCAGCAACGAGGACGACTCCAGTCGCCGCGGGTACGTCGTCGGTGCCAAAATGCACGCCCGTGTCGATGCTGAAATGCGGTGACTGCCACTTCGTCGGATCGATACCCTTGTCGTTGAACACGCCAGCCATCTCGATGGTCGGGTGGTACCGGGGTTGTAGGACATCGGGTGCCAGCTATGCGCGCCTATCGGGCTCGGCCACACCATTTCCTCGCCGTCCTCGTAACGCGCGCCCTTCACTTCCACCGGGCGCCCGGTCTTGAGATCGACCTTCTCCGCCCACGTAACCTTGCCGAATTTCTCCGCTGACAGCAGCTCGCCGTTGGCGCGGTTGATGATGTAGAAGAAGCCGTTCTTGGGCGCGTGCAGCAGCGCCTTGATCGGCTGGCCGCCGTACTTGATGTCGGCCAGCACGATGTCCATGCTCGACTTGTAGTCCCAGGTTTCACCGGGCGTGGTCTGGTAGTGCCACTTGTACTCGCCGGTGTCGGCGTCGAGCGCGACGATGGAACACAGGAACAGGTTGTCGCCACCGCCAGGACTTCTGATCTTCTGGTTCCACGGCGACCATTGCCAGTGCCGAGCAACACCTGGTTGAACTCGGCGTCGTAGGTGATGCCATTCCACGTTGCGCCGCCGCCGTGCTTACCTCGCCGGTCCAGATCTTGGCCGCCAATTTCCCTTTATCC contains these protein-coding regions:
- the kdpA gene encoding potassium-transporting ATPase subunit KdpA, with amino-acid sequence MCARDSSGAHERPAPRGRLPRRAVARLPRRRPAQARGLPVNAHAWLLLGLYLTTLLAAAVPLGSYLARVLDGESSFALRIGRPLEMLIYRLSAVRADEQMGWVRYALAIVLFNAVGVVALYALQRLQAHLPLNLEALPAVSADSSFNTAVSFVTNTNWQGYGGEATMSYLTQMVGLAVQNFLSAATGIVVAIALIRGFARRSSATIGNAWVDLTRVTLYVLLPLCVVYAVFLVSQGVVQNFAAYREATTLDTTQYTRALQDADGQASTDANGDVRTETVELRTQSVPMGPMASQEAIKMLGTNGGGFLNANSAHPFENPTPLSNFIQMLSIFLIPAALCLCFGIMVGDKRQGWAVLAAMTLMFVVMAVAAIAFEQQGNPLLAGLGVEHMVGNMEGKETRFGIADSALFATITTLASCGAVNAMHDSFTPLGGLVPLWNMMLGEVVFGGVGTGLYGMLAYAVMAVFIAGLMIGRTPEYLGKKIEAFEMKMVSLAVLITPLVVLAGTALAVSVSAGPAGVANPGAHGFSEILYAFTSAGNNNGSAFAGLSANTPFYNLALGVAMWLGRFGVIVPVLAMAGALAAKKRLAASAGTMPTHGPLFVVLLIGTVVLIGALNYVPALALGPVVEHLMLWAKP
- the kdpE gene encoding two-component system response regulator KdpE, with protein sequence MSTPTVKVVLVEDEKQIRRFVTMALEAEHCQVSEAQTARQGLLEVGTRRPDLVILDLGLPDGDGIEVVKDIRGWSNVPILILSARPLEQDRVAALDAGADDYLTKPFGVSELMARVRALLRRSRGAATEAGQTLCFGSVEVDLAARVVKRDDAVVHLTPIEYRLLVLMLGNAGRVMTHRQMLREVWGPSHADDHHYLRVYMTALRRKLEVDPTRPRHFITEPGVGYRFCVDPL
- a CDS encoding PQQ-binding-like beta-propeller repeat protein; the protein is MTTAGNLVFEGRADGLFVAYNATTGDELWKVNVGSGITAAPITYTVDGKQQVALMVGWGGSALLTGTLAGQHGWKYKVHPRRVITFSLDGKLPMPPSPPPAFAQPIDVRDFEVDDQLAAAGQASVSAPASMPWQRRGIGWHGAGPA